The Calypte anna isolate BGI_N300 chromosome 11, bCalAnn1_v1.p, whole genome shotgun sequence DNA window tcaagaaaaaaatgaacttgCCTCCATTACCTTGACATCACCAGCCAGAACTAATTGACCTAAAGTCAATGCTGCAACCTCCAGCTCATGACTGGCCTTGATCTAACATCCTATTAGCTATTTTTTACAGACTCAAGGAGGAAAGTGCTGAAATACTCTGTGCAGCCAAACAGGcaagattaaagaaaatttagtttaaaattctttatttaCAATGTAAAGCATATATACTGTTCTACTCCAATATTACAATTACTGGTGAGATCTCCAGCAACAACAGATCAAGGCATTTCATATGCTCAAACACTTCTAAAGAAGGCAACCTGAAACCTAGGAACAAATACAGTAGAAAGCACTAGGAGAGAGTATCTTTTTCCAGGACCTTCAGTTGCTACCACAACAGGCATATTGATCTTCTGAGATGTGATACACCAGTCATGACAGGAAGGGCTGCTGCCAACAGTACCTCCATATATAACATGAAGGTATCATTGGTACAGGTACAAACACTTGGGCATGCAGCTTtagcaataataattttttaaaagttccttCAGAACTTCAGCATCACAGACTGGGCAGAAAAGGTGTCTTTACAGCATTTAATATCTTTTGCTTGGAATGAAAGTTTGTGTTGTTGAACTGCATATTCACTCATCTATTTAACAGCTGCCAGCTGAAGTCAGCTGCTCAAGTTAGTAAAAGGTTTTAGTGGTTCCTGGAATCCCAGTCTAGTATCTAACATTCAAGCCTAGTCAGAAGGCATGAGGGTGAGCCATTCTAGTCACCAATAATTCCACAGGGCCACAGAGGCAAGAATTTAGCTTAGACCTCACCCCAATAAAGACTGGTTTCCTACTGTCGCAATGAGCACAACTTTTACTGAAAGAGTTTTccatggtttggtttttttgtgttgttttgttgcttttttttttcttaattcactGTTCTTACAAATAGCCATCAGTGGATGTTGATTCAGATCTCCTGCAACAGTAGAATATCATCTTCAGAAAAAGGCTGTTAGTCAGAATCCAAATCCTGGATTTCATCATATCCAAATTCCCGTAGAACCTCCTGTTGGTATTTGTTCCAAGTTCTTCTTCTGTAACATTGCTCCTCATCACTGAAGCTCTCTTCAGACTCTAAAGAAAGAGCATCAGCACTTTTAATTATCCCTGCTTTTGAGTTAAACAACTAGGTTGATCAGACTATTCTAAGCTTCTTGAGTAACTTACCCTAAAAAATACAACATCTGAGCAACTTTTGTATTAATTGAAGTTTGAATTGTGCTTGGGACACTTGTACTGGAATGAGGAGTTAAGAAAGCAAGAGACAGTGTTTCACAAGTACACAGAACTTAATCATCTACTCCTTCTCAAAACACACAATCCTTTGCAATTGCAGCAGCCTGCACTGGAGTTCTTATTTTTGATTTTGCAAAAACACTTAAGATTCCTTGTAGTTCTGGGAACGTGAACTTTATGTCTAAGTAGATTTAACCCATTATGAGAGCAGTGCTCAGTTGCTTTTTTAGCAACAGTGCATAAAAACCAGATGggctttttatttacaaaacacagcaagaaagcaaagagcGAAGAGGTATGACAAGCATACCTCTTTCTCCATCACCATCTTCTTCAGGCAAGAATTCATCTTCATCAGGATAATCATTTCGCCAgttattttcatcattttcatcatcttcatcttcataTACTTCCCCTGGAACATGATCATCACCTACCTGCATGTCAACACAACATTCACAATACAGACACTCAGGTTAAACAGTTTTTCATGCATCTATACAATGCTGTGCTGATCATAAAGACCCAGGAGATACTTATCTACTGCAAACAGAAGTAATTCTGCATTTGCAAAAAAACATACTGCAGAAAAATTTGGGTTATCAGTATGTTTCACCTTAAAATAGCAATCTGCTTTAGGCAAAAAATCAATTTAAGTCAcacatttacattttacatgTACCACTTCAGCATTTAAATGCTAGGGTTAACATCTAGATGAatctttctcccttctccagtAATGTAATAgatcaaggaaaagaaaatgtagctTCACATTCCTGATATGTAAGTCTATTGATCACATTTACATTTAACTTCCTAGCTCCACAGTCACTGAAGGACAAGTccattacaaaaaaatatattttattaagtTTAAAGTCAAATTCTCAAATATTGAAAAAGTTGTAGCTGTATGCCCCTCCTTGCTCCTTTTTCCACTCAGCCATGTTTACAACTACATTTTACTCACCATCTCCTAGTCACAAATGAAAAGTGAATTACTTAAGGTTACATCTGTGTGCCAAAATTTATTTGGCAATTTGAAGCCATACGAATTCTTCTGCAAATATGAGCACTGTCCCTTCAGTAGCCTGGAGGAAGGCAGGACTGACAATTACAAAAAGCCTAGCCCAGAAGTCACTGAGCATACAATGTagtatttcaaattatttttcttggcatGGCAAGTTCTAATGATAGGATTTGAAGCATGTTTATTCACAAACTTTCTCCTTCAGAAGGATCTGCTTACCAGTTCATAATCTTCTGTATAGGGCTGTACAGTAAGGATATTTTGGATCCACCCAGGGACTGATGTTTCCATGCAGTAGATGTCATAAACatactcattttctttctcacagtGTTCTACTTTTTTATCAtcttcagaaacatttaaaCGCTCACGGATCATCTCTACTGCATTGCAAAGAATCACATCTGGATCAGTCTTCTGCTaagaaaaaagacaataaaaaaaaatgcctatttCAACTGAAGCCACCCACAGAAAGTATTAATTACAGCCAACAGGTTTTCTTTGTAGACCACAGCCAAGAGCTAGCTAAGGGTGACATTCTGAAATCTTGAACTGGTTTCATGTGAACATTAGCAACTGTGAACATCAGCAATTCAAATTAgcaataagaaattaaattagcaATTAGAAATGTGAACATTAGCAACTTAGAAAGACACTGCAGAATTTCCCAATTACCACAGTGCTGTGCAGCCATGCCTTGTTTCAGATAATAGAAGTAAACTGGAACGAGTTCATCAGAAGCTACTGAAGGGGATTCATGTAATCCTGCAGAACTGTTACTTTGTTTCTGATGACATTTTGGTTGAAGAGAGCCTGTTTTAAGATagcctgtgctctgcagagtaTTACACTTGCAACACTGCAGGAAAGATGCACATACAAAAGTGCAGATAATATGCAAGTGGACTGCAGTATATGGAGTGCACAGGAGAAACTGAAGATGTAGCAAGTAACAGGAAAATGCTGACAGGCCCTACAGAGAGgctttcattttccttaaatTCCTGACTTCAACATTTagacagaaaatgtttcttaatgCTTTCTCCTccctaaaaaaatatttacaaagcattttctgcAGTCACCTGTAGTTGAAGGCTTACAAGCACAGGTTCTTGATACCAATTTTTCTCTGCTAGAGTTTTTCACAGTATCTTTTCCAATTCACAGCAGTGTCTCCTAAACTACTTAAGTAATTTCAAGGAAAAGCTACCAACCAGCCTTTCATTTGCTTCTGAATACAAAATGAAAGCTTACTTCTTGATTTCAACATTTATTGCTAGTTCTGtaggagtaagaaaaaaattctgatgcTTCTTCAGgttcatttctgtttttctgatcaGCAGAGTCATAGATAACAGTTAACTAACAGATCTCAAACCTCTGTACTATTGCTATGGCTTAACAGAAAGTGAGATTGTACTAAAGCTTGACAGCaaagccctgaaaaaaaccataaaaaacattaaaggaTGACAGCTGGGTGGCCTCATCCAAGTACCACCTTCTTTAATGTTAAGCACACCACTTTTCCTCAGCTGTGACAGGCTGTGTAAATAAAGCATAGAGAATGAACTGCTAAAGAAAGCCTACACAGCCctgttacctttttttccctatggTTACAAGTCTTAAATACAAAATCTTACCACTGTATGCAGGGCAACCCTAGACAGAAGGCAAAGCTGCTTCATACTTAAAACCAGGCTAGATATTGAGCAGATATTCCTCCAACTGAAAATATACTTAACTTGTAATGCCAATAAAAAGAGGATGTAGGGGCTTAAGCAGCCTGCTAAGCACTGAGagttctgctaaaaaaaaacaaaacaaaaaacccacaataaacCCACATAATGGAATTATTTAAAGAAGAGGCTTAGAACTATCTCCTTCTTGAGTGAATATTGCCTACAAGTGACGTTCCTAGGCACCTGGGTGGCCAAGAAGACATTGAATTAGACTTGTCTCTTTTTTTAGGTAgagaagttaataaaaaaacctgacagatGAATGTGAAAATTGATACATCAGAACAGGGAACAGCAAAACCAGGAAGCAATAAGCCTTTCCAGCAGGAGCCAAATTACTTTTGACTGTCTCAAGAATATTACTCACTTCAGAATCTCCATGGAGGTTACCTCCTATACAATGTATTAACTATcacaacttaaaaaaacaaaagctcctATTACATAGTGGAATACTTACAAGGCAAAACCACTTCTGCAGTCAGTTTTCCCACATGTACCAGTCAAGCCATACCCAAGTACTTCAAGTACACATAGTTCATTTGCTGACCTGTGGCTTTGCAGCAGTTACACTGGAGtctcccaccacctcctcttCTTGTACAATATCAAATAACTGGAATTTTCCAAAGCAGTCTGAACTCTTATCCCCAGCACCGCTCTCCGTTTGCGAAGCATCTTCAGTGGCTTCAGAGTCCGATCTGTCACCATCAGCTGATGCCTCAGCATTGATGAGGGGTTCAGCTGTTTCAGCACAGTGAGGCCGATGGCTGGCGATCACACGGTACCGGTTTTCCTTCCTTGCCACTTCCTTGGAAGAGCGGAGTTCCCGAAGGATTCGCTGAGTGCTTCCTAAAGAGGGTCGCAGAATTTGAGCTGCTTTGTCTCGAGTGATCACTCCCTGAACATACTTCTGAACTGGTTCATTCTGGGGAGAAGAACAAAGAGAAGGAGCAATATAATGACACCATCAACGTAGTAAGTCATGCTCCTTCCTATAAGTGATTAATAATTAGTATTTCTGGTGCTTCCTCTTTGAAGGACTGGACTGCCAACACTCCCAAAAACATTTAagtaatttctgctgctttaagCAAGGCAGccatcacagaatcccagactggtttaggttggaagggaccaatTAAAGATCATccccctgtatgggcagggacacctcccaataGATCAGCTTGCTCAAGTCTCATCcgacctggccttgaacaattccaAGGATGAGGAAATCCACAATATTCTTTTGATATGGAGAAAAACAGTATAAGATATCTGTAAATTATAAAACCAGttcaatttgattttttttaagaatgtacTTTTGTGGTAGAGAATAACcctccaaacaaaaccacatgcCTTTGGAAGACTGTGATGATCCTAAATGTAAGGCACAATGTGTTTCCCAGTCTCTTATAAAGACCGGTTCCCACGAAAGACCAGTTTTATTCCATATAAAGACTGCAGAGAGAAGTTGTTAGCCTTGTGGGGCTGAGCTTCAGCACCTCAAACAGCAGAATTCACTTATTATTCTGTACCCTGTAACTGAACAACCATCTatgaggggaagaaggggaagggcGCGTACTCCTGTCTATCGAGACAAGACGCCACCTCTCACCGAGACGCCACACTCCCGGCCACGGGCAGGAACTTCGCATCCACAAGAGACCCTGAGAAACCCGCGTGGGGCAGCACTGCAAGCTCGCTGCTTTCCAAAGCCCCCTCAGGATGACAACGAAACgccccagcagcaccaaaccTCCCCCGTCCGTCTGCCCGAGGCCTGGCCTCGGCCTACACCGGCCCAGACGCGCCGCGGCGGGGACAGGGCCACGGTACCTTGGAGGACACAGTCGCTACGAGCTTGAAGAGGTTCTTCTCCACCAAATGGGCGCCGCCGCACTCGGTGCGCAGCCGCTTGCAGGCCAGGAGCAGCGCCTCGGCCGGCTCCGTCCCGCCGCGTTTCCGCTTGACGCGCAGCACGGCCGCCGGCTCCATGGCGCCCGACACGCAGCGGGCAGAGCCGCCGGATCCTCCCGCCCCTCCCCGCCCGATCCCCCAGTCCCGCCGTGCGGTGCATGCCGGGCAGGAGGCGGGACAGACGCCGTGAGGCGGTTGAGCGGTAGGCGGCGGTGTGGGTGTTGGAGGTGTCGGGGTGCTCTGCGCTGGGTGTGGGCTCTGAGGGGTACGTGAGGCCGCAGCATTTCAGGGCCCTGAGGAGGTGAGGCAGCGGCTTCTGTCGCGCAGGTTCCGGGGTAGCGAAAAGCCTTCTTGCCGTCCCCTGTCGCGGATTGTTCGTCAGGGGGGAGAAGTTTTGGGCCGAGGCTGCTCTGCTGGCGGCCGGGCCTGTCCCAGGGTGACGCCCGCCCCGGGCCCGGGACGAGGAGCGGCGGGCGGGTGCATTGCTTCGGCCTCAGGTCCCTCCTCAGGCAGGGTGTGAGGACCCCCAAGAGAGAGAGCTCCTCGGACTCCCCCACGGCCCGACGTGCTTCCCCTCTGGCGTTTTGCCATGAGAATTTACtggggaattttatttttcttttctgggcCGAGTTGATGAGAAGAGCTGGGTGACAGATTGAAGTTTAGAGAGAGTTGTGTCAGGCAATCCCTAACGCTTCTGCTCAAGGCAGGTGTAATAGAGAAATTATATGTATGTGTACAGAGCTACAgtggtgtgtgtttgttttaactGGAACTCTTGTGGGTTTTATtgtgtgcttttattttattttcacagccaGTATTTTGAGTATTAGACTGAAGCCAAAACAGTGAAACTCCACCACAATTTTATGCTTATAAAATTACAGGAAAGAATATTGGTTCTATCCTGGCTCAGACCAAGGCAACTACACATAATACATCAATAACACAAACTGAAATGATCATGAAGACCTTTGTGGAAGAGCAATCCTACTACTGGTGCAATGGAATGGTTATGAAGAGGTGAGGACTATGACTACCATCAGGAAATTGCAAGGTATGGTGGAAAGAACAGCACTAAGCctactaaaaaaccccaaactcgGCTTGTTTTTAtaacaattttttattatatctCTGTAGAAGTTCCAACGGTGTAATATGACCAGATTGCAGGACAGTCTTAATGTTACAGTACCCTGTG harbors:
- the SLC7A6OS gene encoding probable RNA polymerase II nuclear localization protein SLC7A6OS isoform X1, with the protein product MEPAAVLRVKRKRGGTEPAEALLLACKRLRTECGGAHLVEKNLFKLVATVSSKNEPVQKYVQGVITRDKAAQILRPSLGSTQRILRELRSSKEVARKENRYRVIASHRPHCAETAEPLINAEASADGDRSDSEATEDASQTESGAGDKSSDCFGKFQLFDIVQEEEVVGDSSVTAAKPQQKTDPDVILCNAVEMIRERLNVSEDDKKVEHCEKENEYVYDIYCMETSVPGWIQNILTVQPYTEDYELVGDDHVPGEVYEDEDDENDENNWRNDYPDEDEFLPEEDGDGERESEESFSDEEQCYRRRTWNKYQQEVLREFGYDEIQDLDSD
- the SLC7A6OS gene encoding probable RNA polymerase II nuclear localization protein SLC7A6OS isoform X2, with the translated sequence MEPAAVLRVKRKRGGTEPAEALLLACKRLRTECGGAHLVEKNLFKLVATVSSKNEPVQKYVQGVITRDKAAQILRPSLGSTQRILRELRSSKEVARKENRYRVIASHRPHCAETAEPLINAEASADGDRSDSEATEDASQTESGAGDKSSDCFGKFQLFDIVQEEEVVGDSSVTAAKPQKTDPDVILCNAVEMIRERLNVSEDDKKVEHCEKENEYVYDIYCMETSVPGWIQNILTVQPYTEDYELVGDDHVPGEVYEDEDDENDENNWRNDYPDEDEFLPEEDGDGERESEESFSDEEQCYRRRTWNKYQQEVLREFGYDEIQDLDSD